A genome region from Nocardiopsis exhalans includes the following:
- the mce gene encoding methylmalonyl-CoA epimerase, with protein MSDAPSPTGPFSGLSRLDHVGIACHDLDASIEFYRSTYGFEVEHEEVNEEQGVREAMLRINGTDDGGATYLQLLEPTREDSPVAKFLARNGEGVHHIAFGTGDVAASANGIGERGVRVLDAEPRTGTAGSQIVFLHPKDCGGVLTELVQSTH; from the coding sequence GTGAGTGACGCACCCAGCCCCACCGGCCCGTTCTCCGGTCTGAGCCGGTTGGACCACGTGGGGATCGCCTGCCACGACCTCGACGCGTCCATCGAGTTCTACCGGAGCACGTACGGCTTCGAGGTGGAGCACGAGGAGGTCAACGAGGAGCAGGGCGTCCGCGAGGCGATGCTCCGGATCAACGGCACGGACGACGGCGGCGCCACCTATCTGCAACTGCTGGAGCCGACTCGGGAGGATTCCCCCGTCGCGAAGTTCCTGGCCCGCAACGGCGAGGGCGTGCACCACATCGCGTTCGGCACCGGTGACGTGGCCGCGAGCGCGAACGGGATCGGCGAGCGCGGGGTGCGGGTGCTGGACGCCGAGCCGCGCACCGGCACAGCGGGTTCGCAGATCGTCTTTCTGCACCCCAAGGACTGTGGCGGCGTTCTCACCGAGTTGGTACAAAGCACCCACTAG
- a CDS encoding acetyl-CoA C-acetyltransferase — MPGSVIVGGARTPTGRLLGSLAGFSAADLGGFAIKAALERAGISGEQVGYVVMGQVLQAGAGQIPSRQAAVKAGIPMDVPSVTINKVCLSGLDAIALADQLVRAGEFDIVVAGGMESMTNAPHLLPKSRQGYKYGSIEVLDATAHDGLTDAFEGDSMGASTERHNSKLGIERPEQDAFAARSHQRAAAAAEKGLFDEEIVPVEIPQRKGDPVGFSADEGIRPGTTAESLGKLRPAFDREGTITAGSSSQISDGAAAVVVMSRAKAEELGAPILAEIGAHGNVAGPDNSLHSQPSNAIKHALAKAGKEIGDLDLIEINEAFAAVGIQSTKDLGVSEDIVNVNGGAIAIGHPIGASGARIALHLIHELGRRGGGLGAAALCGGGGQGDALLFTVPAK; from the coding sequence ATGCCCGGTTCCGTCATCGTCGGTGGGGCTCGTACCCCCACCGGCCGACTCCTCGGCTCCCTCGCCGGGTTCTCCGCCGCAGACCTGGGCGGCTTCGCGATCAAGGCCGCGCTGGAGCGCGCCGGCATCAGCGGCGAACAGGTCGGATACGTGGTCATGGGACAGGTGCTGCAGGCGGGCGCCGGTCAGATCCCCTCCCGCCAGGCCGCCGTCAAGGCGGGCATCCCCATGGACGTCCCGTCCGTGACCATCAACAAGGTCTGCCTGTCCGGCCTGGACGCCATCGCCCTGGCCGACCAGCTCGTGCGCGCGGGCGAGTTCGACATCGTGGTCGCGGGCGGAATGGAGTCCATGACCAACGCCCCGCACCTGCTGCCCAAGTCGCGACAGGGCTACAAGTACGGCTCCATCGAGGTCCTGGACGCCACGGCGCACGACGGCCTCACCGACGCCTTCGAGGGCGACTCCATGGGCGCCTCCACCGAGCGCCACAACAGCAAGCTCGGCATCGAGCGCCCCGAGCAGGACGCGTTCGCCGCCCGCTCCCACCAGCGCGCCGCCGCCGCTGCCGAGAAGGGCCTGTTCGACGAGGAGATCGTCCCCGTCGAGATCCCGCAGCGCAAGGGCGACCCCGTCGGCTTCTCCGCCGACGAGGGCATCCGCCCCGGTACCACCGCCGAGAGCCTGGGCAAGCTCCGCCCGGCCTTCGACCGCGAGGGCACCATCACCGCGGGTTCCTCCTCGCAGATCTCCGACGGCGCCGCCGCGGTGGTCGTGATGAGCCGCGCCAAGGCCGAGGAGCTCGGCGCCCCGATCCTCGCCGAGATCGGCGCGCACGGGAACGTGGCGGGCCCGGACAACTCGCTGCACTCCCAGCCCTCCAACGCCATCAAGCACGCGCTGGCCAAGGCGGGCAAGGAGATCGGCGACCTCGACCTCATCGAGATCAACGAGGCCTTCGCCGCGGTCGGCATCCAGTCCACCAAGGACCTCGGGGTCTCGGAGGACATCGTCAACGTCAACGGCGGCGCCATCGCGATCGGTCACCCGATCGGCGCCTCCGGCGCGCGCATCGCCCTGCACCTGATCCACGAGCTCGGCCGCCGTGGCGGCGGGCTCGGCGCGGCCGCCCTGTGCGGTGGCGGCGGGCAGGGCGACGCCCTGCTGTTCACGGTGCCTGCCAAGTAG
- the meaB gene encoding methylmalonyl Co-A mutase-associated GTPase MeaB: MNAPQLVERVRGGDRRALARAITLVENGAAELREIMAGLALHTGRARVVGFTGSPGVGKSTTTNAVVRAVRAKGLTVAVLAVDPSSPFTGGALLGDRVRMQEHATDPGVYIRSMANRGHLGGLSWATPHALRVLDAAGFDVILVETVGVGQAEVEIAGQADTTVVLCAPGMGDSVQAAKAGVLEVADVFAVNKADRDGAKVTLRELRQMVAMKDRDEAEWKPPIVMTVAAKDEGVDELWGRVEDHYAHLEESGELATRRRERARHEVQAIVLDLLRARMGGVGADSGLDGLAGEVAAGERDPYAAADLLLKELGADPGA, from the coding sequence ATGAACGCCCCCCAGCTGGTCGAACGGGTTCGCGGGGGTGACCGCCGGGCGCTGGCCCGCGCGATCACCCTGGTCGAGAACGGTGCCGCCGAACTGCGCGAGATCATGGCGGGGCTGGCGCTCCACACCGGCCGGGCCCGCGTGGTCGGGTTCACCGGGTCGCCCGGGGTCGGCAAGTCCACCACCACCAACGCCGTGGTGCGCGCGGTGCGGGCCAAGGGCCTGACCGTCGCGGTCCTGGCGGTCGACCCCTCCTCGCCCTTCACCGGCGGTGCCCTGCTCGGCGACCGGGTTCGGATGCAGGAGCACGCCACCGACCCGGGCGTGTACATCAGGTCCATGGCCAACCGCGGGCACCTGGGCGGGCTCTCCTGGGCCACCCCGCACGCGCTGCGGGTGCTGGACGCGGCCGGGTTCGACGTGATCCTGGTGGAGACCGTCGGCGTGGGCCAGGCCGAGGTGGAGATCGCCGGTCAGGCGGACACGACCGTCGTGCTGTGCGCTCCCGGCATGGGCGACTCGGTGCAGGCGGCCAAGGCCGGGGTGCTGGAGGTCGCCGACGTGTTCGCGGTGAACAAGGCCGACCGCGACGGCGCCAAGGTCACCCTGCGCGAGCTGCGCCAGATGGTCGCGATGAAGGACCGCGACGAGGCGGAGTGGAAACCGCCGATCGTCATGACGGTCGCCGCCAAGGACGAGGGCGTCGACGAGCTCTGGGGGCGGGTCGAGGACCACTACGCCCACCTGGAGGAGTCCGGCGAGCTCGCGACCAGGCGTCGCGAACGCGCCCGCCACGAGGTACAGGCGATCGTGCTGGACCTGCTGCGCGCCCGGATGGGCGGGGTGGGCGCGGACAGCGGTCTGGACGGCCTGGCCGGGGAGGTCGCGGCGGGGGAGCGCGACCCCTACGCCGCCGCCGACCTGCTACTGAAGGAACTGGGCGCCGACCCGGGAGCCTAG